AAAATGATTTGATCGGTGCAGCCCTGCCAGCATATGTTTTTACTTTTATTTTAACCTCGATACAATCTGCTGCCAGTTTTAAAACTGCACCGAGTAATTAATTCGTTTCATTCTCTCTAACCTCCGTATTTTCAATTTACAATAGCTCCTTTAGTTTGTCAAGAAACGCTTCTTCACCCCAGGTATTGATCTTGAAAAGCATTGCCTGACTGCCGCCTGCAGCAATCGCAGAAAGTTGAATCGGTCCGCTTCCATTCTGAAAAAGAGTTACATTCAGGCTCACCCGATTATCTCCAACATAACTATATCGTTCGAAAACACGAACACTGCATCTGGCAGTTCCACTTTCAAAGTCACTGAACTCTTCCAATGATGCTGACATACTACTGTTCTGTATGCCATTTTCAATTTTACGAAGTAATTCATAAAAATCTCCACTTACTGTCTGTTCTAATTTTGCCATCTTCGTTCTCCTTCTCTTTTAAAGTCACAGTCTGTAAATAGCCGATAAAAACTTTACGCGCATCTTCCACCGCCCATAGCAAAGGAGTCTCGCATATACCTGCTTTATACAGGAATTGTTTCGCTGCTTCCATGGAAAACGGCGGTTCAAGATACTCCATGACCTCGGAATCCGAGGGCACATGATACAGTGGAAACAAATCCTCTGTTGTCATTTTTCGGATTGTCAGTTTTTCTGTTTTCAAGAACACGGCCGCCTCACCTCTCCATACATTTAACCGCACCTACATATCTTCCAGTTTCTTAGAAATCACAAAATGAAGAATCAATGCCGCTGCAACGACA
This window of the Mediterraneibacter gnavus ATCC 29149 genome carries:
- a CDS encoding GNAT family N-acetyltransferase, whose amino-acid sequence is MFLKTEKLTIRKMTTEDLFPLYHVPSDSEVMEYLEPPFSMEAAKQFLYKAGICETPLLWAVEDARKVFIGYLQTVTLKEKENEDGKIRTDSKWRFL
- a CDS encoding DUF6054 family protein translates to MAKLEQTVSGDFYELLRKIENGIQNSSMSASLEEFSDFESGTARCSVRVFERYSYVGDNRVSLNVTLFQNGSGPIQLSAIAAGGSQAMLFKINTWGEEAFLDKLKELL